The proteins below come from a single Aquarana catesbeiana isolate 2022-GZ linkage group LG12, ASM4218655v1, whole genome shotgun sequence genomic window:
- the TTPAL gene encoding alpha-tocopherol transfer protein-like: MAQDNETSLGSSSLSTSLEVDSTLQENYVCSLTPELIQKAREELQEKPEWRLRDVQALRDMIWKDYPNLRTRVDDAFLLRFLRARKFDYDRALQLLVNYYSCRKGWPELFTDLRPSAVKPVLDSGFLTVLPHSDKEGRRVVCIRPGRWNPRDYPITENVRAMYLSLEKLIESEETQVNGIVILADYGGVGLSQASHFGPFIAKKVIGILQDGFPIRIKAVNVINEPRIFKGIFAILRPFLKEKIVKRFFLHGSDLSSLHSNVPKAILPDEYGGTAGKLDTSSWSQILLASENDFAQGFHLATLNRDGSLQGLVMNDTESDYLQCEESTRGVKSQLYCY; this comes from the exons ATGGCACAAGACAATGAGACCTCACTAGGAAGTTCTTCTTTGTCCACTTCTTTGGAGGTTGACTCGACCCTCCAGGAGAACTACGTGTGCTCTCTGACTCCTGAACTCATCCAGAAGGCCAGGGAGGAGCTTCAGGAAAAGCCGGAATGGAGACTACGTGACGTCCAGGCTCTCCGGGACATGATATGGAAGGACTATCCAAACCTCAGGACCAGAGTGGATGATGCCTTCCTCCTCCGCTTCCTCAGGGCCCGCAAGTTTGACTATGATCGGGCCCTGCAGCTCCTTGTCAACTATTATAGCTGCCGGAAAGGCTGGCCTGAGCTTTTTACGGACCTGAGACCATCTGCGGTAAAGCCAGTGCTGGATTCTGGCTTCCTGACCGTCCTGCCTCATAGCGACAAGGAGGGGAGGCGTGTTGTCTGCATTCGCCCGG GCCGATGGAACCCCCGGGATTATCCAATCACAGAAAACGTACGTGCCATGTATCTGTCCCTGGAGAAACTGATCGAGTCGGAAGAGACACAAGTGAATGGAATTGTCATCCTGGCCGATTACGGAGGGGTGGGCTTGTCTCAGGCTTCCCATTTTGGACCCTTTATAGCCAAAAAAGTGATTGGGATTCTGCAG GATGGGTTTCCGATCAGAATAAAAGCCGTCAATGTCATTAACGAACCGAGAATATTCAAAGGGATTTTTGCGATATTGAGGCCGTTTTTGAAAGAGAAGATCGTGAAGCGG TTTTTCCTGCACGGGTCAGACTTGAGCTCTCTCCACAGCAACGTGCCAAAGGCCATCTTGCCCGATGAATATGGAGGGACTGCGGGCAAACTGGATACCTCTTCCTGGAGTCAGATCCTCCTGGCGTCTGAAAATGACTTTGCACAAGGCTTCCACCTGGCCACCCTTAACCGTGACGGCTCCCTGCAAGGGCTTGTCATGAACGACACTGAGTCTGACTACCTGCAGTGTGAGGAGTCCACTCGTGGGGTGAAATCTCAGCTCTATTGTTACTGA